The genomic DNA GGGCAGGGGGTTTATGGCAAGATGGAACATTGCATAGTCATATGCAGGGACACACGAAGTAACCTGGTTGCGTTTGGGCACGCGATCGCGCGGAACACGCCAGCGCGGCGTTGCCTCCCGTGCGCGAACCCGGCATCCGCCGAGGTTCGAGCCACGCACCATTAAAGGAGATGCAATGGGCTTTCTTTCGAGATTCGAAGGCAGGATGGAAGACACGTTCGAGGGCGCTGCCGACAAGATGTTCGACGCCCCCATCTCGCCGGTCCAGATAGCGAAAAAGGCCGAGAAGCAGATGCGCCGCGAGAAGATGGTGGGCGCCGGCAAGCAGTACGCGCCCACTTTGTACACCGTGCTGGTGAACCCGGACGACGACCGCCGCCTGATGGGCTACTACCCCACGCTGGCGGGCGAGACGGAAACGTACCTGACCGCGAAAGCTTCCGAGCAAGGCCTCGTGATGGACGGCCAGCCGCTCGTGCGCTTCATCGTGGACGAGGACCTGAAGCACGGCAAATTCGACATCATCGCCGAAGCGGTGGCCGCTCCCATCATCGCGCAGCTGCGCGCCGAGGAAATGCATCGTTACGGCCTGGCCGCCGCTCCCGCGCCCGGCGGGTACGGAGCCCCCGCGCAGCCCTACCCCGCGCCGCGCCCCCAGGCGCCGGCTCCGCAGCAGTACGGCGGATACAACCAGGGCTATGCCGCCCCGGCTCCCGCGCCCGCTCCGTACGGCGGCTATGACCAGCACGATCCCCAGGGCCAGTACGACCCCGCGCCCATGAACGTGGACGCGTACGGCCAGCCCCAGCAGCTCCCCTACGTGCCGGAAGACGAGATCGACCGATCCATCGATTACGGCGAGTACACCTTCGACAGCCGCGACTTCGACGAGCAGCGCGACAGCATCCAGCCTCTCGACCGTCCCGAAGCCGTGGATCCGTTCGCCATCGGCGCAGCCGCAGCCGGTGCGGGAGTCGCCGCCGGCGCCGTTGCCGGAGCGGGTATGGGCGCCGCGACGTCGCAGCCCTACCCCGCCCCGCAGCCGCAACCGCAGGCCCAGCCGCGCATGGCCGCCGAAACCGTCGTGTTCGCCGGCGGGCAGCAAGCGGCGACCCCCATGCCCGCGCAGGCCGCGGTGCGCGCCCGCCTCATCGACACCACGAACAACCGCGCGTACGACCTGGCGTCGGCGCGCCTGCTCATCGGCCGCGAGTCGAAGAACGACATTGCCGTGCACGACGTGAACGCATCGCGCACGCACGCCGAGCTGCGCTTCGAGCCGCAAGGCGTATGGACCATCACCGACCTCGGCTCCACGAACGGCACCCTGGTGAACGGCCGCGAGGTTGCCACCCAGCCGCTCTCCGAAGGCGACCGCATCACTATCGGCATGACGAACTTCATGTTCACCCAAGCCTGAGCGGAAACGGAAGGATAACCCGTGATCGACGTCGTACTTCTTATCGTACGCCTCCTGTTCGTCGCGCTACTGTACCTGTTCCTGTTCGCAATTATGAAAACGGGCATCGGGCTGGTGCGCGGCCAGCGCAAGAAGGAACGCACCTGGAACCTCTCGGTGGAGAAGGGGCCGAAGGAGCTGCGCGGCGTATCCATCGTCGTTCGCGGGCCCGTCATCGTGGGCCGCAGCCCCGGAGCCGACATCGTGGTGGGTGCCGGATACGTGTCCGGCCGCCATGCGCGTTTCCAGCTTATGGGGCAGAACCTGTTCGTTGAGGACCTGGGATCCACGAACGGCACGGGCGTGAACGGCCAGCCCATCACCGAGCCTACCGCCCTTCGGAACAACGACGTCGTGAACGTGGGCGACGTGGCCATTCGCGTGAGGTTCGCCTAATGGCCGCCGATCGTTCGTACAAATCCACTCCGCGCACCCGCAAGGGGGCGCTCACCTCGTTCGGCAGCCGCACCGACATCGGCTGCCTTCGCGATCACAACGAGGACAGCCTCGTGGTCACGCCGCCCCTGTTTGCCGTCGCCGACGGCATGGGCGGCCACGCCGCAGGCGAAGTGGCGTCCGAGATAGCCGTGCGCGTGCTGTCCGAACTTGCCCCCGAACATCCTGACGTGGAAGCGCTCGGCCGCGCCATCGAGGAGGCGAACCGCGCCGTCATCCAAGCAGCGCGCGAAGGGCGCGGCCGCCAAGGCATGGGAACCACCATGACCGCGGCCATGCTGGAAGGCGAGCGACTGGTCATCGCCCAGGTAGGCGACTCGCGCGCGTACCTGCTGCACCAGGGCAAGCTCCAGCAACTCACGCGCGACCACAGCCTGATGGCCGACATGATCGAGGCCGGGCAGCTCACGCCCGAAGAGGCGCGCACGCATCCGCAGCGTTCGGTGATCACGCGCGCGCTCGGCAGCGACGCGCACCTCCACCCCGACATCTACGAGATCAACGTCGAAACCGGCGACCGCCTGCTCATCTGCTCCGACGGCCTGTCGGGCATGATCTTCGACGACCAGATCGAGAACACCCTGCGCCGCGTGCAAGACCCGCAGCGCTGCGCGTCGCAGCTGGTGAACGAGGCTATCGCGGCGGGCGGCCACGACAACGTCACCGTCATCGTGGCCGACGTGACCGGCTACGCCGAAGTGCGCCGTAAGAAGCTTGCGCGCAAGACCAAGCTGTCCATTGCGCTGGTGCTGGTG from Eggerthella lenta DSM 2243 includes the following:
- a CDS encoding FhaA domain-containing protein, which produces MGFLSRFEGRMEDTFEGAADKMFDAPISPVQIAKKAEKQMRREKMVGAGKQYAPTLYTVLVNPDDDRRLMGYYPTLAGETETYLTAKASEQGLVMDGQPLVRFIVDEDLKHGKFDIIAEAVAAPIIAQLRAEEMHRYGLAAAPAPGGYGAPAQPYPAPRPQAPAPQQYGGYNQGYAAPAPAPAPYGGYDQHDPQGQYDPAPMNVDAYGQPQQLPYVPEDEIDRSIDYGEYTFDSRDFDEQRDSIQPLDRPEAVDPFAIGAAAAGAGVAAGAVAGAGMGAATSQPYPAPQPQPQAQPRMAAETVVFAGGQQAATPMPAQAAVRARLIDTTNNRAYDLASARLLIGRESKNDIAVHDVNASRTHAELRFEPQGVWTITDLGSTNGTLVNGREVATQPLSEGDRITIGMTNFMFTQA
- a CDS encoding FHA domain-containing protein, translating into MIDVVLLIVRLLFVALLYLFLFAIMKTGIGLVRGQRKKERTWNLSVEKGPKELRGVSIVVRGPVIVGRSPGADIVVGAGYVSGRHARFQLMGQNLFVEDLGSTNGTGVNGQPITEPTALRNNDVVNVGDVAIRVRFA
- a CDS encoding Stp1/IreP family PP2C-type Ser/Thr phosphatase, encoding MAADRSYKSTPRTRKGALTSFGSRTDIGCLRDHNEDSLVVTPPLFAVADGMGGHAAGEVASEIAVRVLSELAPEHPDVEALGRAIEEANRAVIQAAREGRGRQGMGTTMTAAMLEGERLVIAQVGDSRAYLLHQGKLQQLTRDHSLMADMIEAGQLTPEEARTHPQRSVITRALGSDAHLHPDIYEINVETGDRLLICSDGLSGMIFDDQIENTLRRVQDPQRCASQLVNEAIAAGGHDNVTVIVADVTGYAEVRRKKLARKTKLSIALVLVLFAAIIAGAAWGTQTYLNTAAYLANDNGKVAVYRGVPGSVLGLSFSHLERTTDVTVADLQPGVANRLNEGIRVDDMEAADALVKEYEDEIAARSKNQAEGGNAESGRNADAKDASDAKNGGAA